Proteins from a genomic interval of Zingiber officinale cultivar Zhangliang chromosome 2A, Zo_v1.1, whole genome shotgun sequence:
- the LOC122040168 gene encoding F-box protein At1g10780-like isoform X1, producing the protein MSLETMTRKKGRRFPGERTTMESLPDDMLRRILSRLCDARDVAACSPVSRRWREATAFIPSLHFLSNALQGGGTPADADILRMVSAAASSLEDLVIHCPFSGRSLASCLALCGQSLRSLDLRVDLLDGGLDCVSLAKGLESLKLWHPSLISSPNWGLSAYGRLRRLEMVGGMVLSEHLADVMRACPHLTDLILIRCCSEGAISIELERLERCKLDLYLTVHCSLNLNSPRLQDLDIQGFFRIQVGHNHRLKRLSIANNEGNVTMVDVGKLPELEYLSIEGQHWYWSEIRTLLRNAIEVELLVINIEYSGDFLEPETFPAIQLEEFFGNHRKLRKLEIHGAFFAAFQHGISPEDLELEFMISSSLEELIVAVSSPLHLKEKANTLEYLLKHCVKLRRILIRISQMVRDEKFDDFFEDIGNIRNLYCTIIHIDLPLSTVPV; encoded by the exons ATGTCCCTGGAAACGATGACGAGGAAGAAAGGTCGTCGTTTTCCCGGCGAGAGGACGACGATGGAGTCGCTTCCAGACGACATGCTGCGCCGGATCCTCTCCAGGCTGTGCGACGCCCGAGACGTCGCCGCTTGCTCCCCCGTCTCCCGGCGCTGGCGAGAGGCCACCGCCTTCATCCCTTCCCTCCACTTCCTCAGCAATGCCTTGCAAGGAGGCGGAACCCCTGCCGACGCCGACATCTTACGCATGGTTTCCGCCGCCGCCTCGTCCCTCGAGGATCTCGTCATCCACTGCCCCTTTTCCGGCCGCAGTCTCGCCTCCTGCCTCGCCCTCTGCGGCCAATCCCTCCGCTCCCTCGATCTCCGCGTGGACTTGTTGGACGGCGGGCTCGACTGCGTCAGCCTCGCCAAAGGGTTAGAGTCTCTCAAGCTCTGGCATCCCTCCCTGATTTCTTCTCCCAATTGGGGTTTGTCCGCCTACGGGAGATTGCGCAGATTGGAGATGGTCGGCGGCATGGTTCTCAGCGAACATTTGGCCGACGTGATGCGTGCTTGCCCCCATCTCACTGACTTGATCCTGATTAGATGCTGTTCGGAAGGCGCGATCTCGATTGAACTGGAGCGATTGGAGAGATGCAAATTGGATCTCTATTTGACAGTGCATTGTTCCCTAAATCTGAACTCGCCGAGGCTTCAAGACCTTGATATCCAAGGATTTTTCCGGATTCAAGTCGGCCATAATCACCGGTTAAAGAGGCTTTCCATCGCAAACAATGAAG GTAATGTGACGATGGTGGATGTGGGGAAGCTACCGGAGCTGGAGTATTTGTCGATCGAAGGTCAACACTGGTATTGGAGTGAGATAAGGACTCTTCTGCGAAATGCAATTGAGGTGGAGCTTTTGGTCATTAACATTGAATATTCTGGCGATTTTCTTGAACCTGAAACTTTTCCAGCGATTCAATTGGAAGAATTCTTCGGCAACCACAGGAAACTACGTAAGTTGGAGATCCACGGTGCGTTCTTCGCAGCATTTCAGCATGGTATTAGTCCAGAAGAT TTGGAGTTAGAGTTCATGATTTCTTCCTCTCTCGAGGAGCTGATCGTCGCAGTGAGCTCGCCGCTGCATTTGAAGGAGAAGGCGAACACACTCGAATATTTGCTGAAGCATTGCGTGAAGCTGCGGAGGATATTGATCAGAATCTCGCAGATGGTCAGGGATGAGAAGTTTGATGATTTCTTTGAAGACATTGGCAATATCAGGAACTTGTACTGCACGATCATCCATATTGACTTACCATTATCTACTGTGCCTGTGTAA
- the LOC122040168 gene encoding F-box protein At1g10780-like isoform X2, giving the protein MSLETMTRKKGRRFPGERTTMESLPDDMLRRILSRLCDARDVAACSPVSRRWREATAFIPSLHFLSNALQGGGTPADADILRMVSAAASSLEDLVIHCPFSGRSLASCLALCGQSLRSLDLRVDLLDGGLDCVSLAKGLESLKLWHPSLISSPNWGLSAYGRLRRLEMVGGMVLSEHLADVMRACPHLTDLILIRCCSEGAISIELERLERCKLDLYLTVHCSLNLNSPRLQDLDIQGFFRIQVGHNHRLKRLSIANNEGNVTMVDVGKLPELEYLSIEGQHWYWSEIRTLLRNAIERFNWKNSSATTGNYVSWRSTVRSSQHFSMVLVQKIWS; this is encoded by the exons ATGTCCCTGGAAACGATGACGAGGAAGAAAGGTCGTCGTTTTCCCGGCGAGAGGACGACGATGGAGTCGCTTCCAGACGACATGCTGCGCCGGATCCTCTCCAGGCTGTGCGACGCCCGAGACGTCGCCGCTTGCTCCCCCGTCTCCCGGCGCTGGCGAGAGGCCACCGCCTTCATCCCTTCCCTCCACTTCCTCAGCAATGCCTTGCAAGGAGGCGGAACCCCTGCCGACGCCGACATCTTACGCATGGTTTCCGCCGCCGCCTCGTCCCTCGAGGATCTCGTCATCCACTGCCCCTTTTCCGGCCGCAGTCTCGCCTCCTGCCTCGCCCTCTGCGGCCAATCCCTCCGCTCCCTCGATCTCCGCGTGGACTTGTTGGACGGCGGGCTCGACTGCGTCAGCCTCGCCAAAGGGTTAGAGTCTCTCAAGCTCTGGCATCCCTCCCTGATTTCTTCTCCCAATTGGGGTTTGTCCGCCTACGGGAGATTGCGCAGATTGGAGATGGTCGGCGGCATGGTTCTCAGCGAACATTTGGCCGACGTGATGCGTGCTTGCCCCCATCTCACTGACTTGATCCTGATTAGATGCTGTTCGGAAGGCGCGATCTCGATTGAACTGGAGCGATTGGAGAGATGCAAATTGGATCTCTATTTGACAGTGCATTGTTCCCTAAATCTGAACTCGCCGAGGCTTCAAGACCTTGATATCCAAGGATTTTTCCGGATTCAAGTCGGCCATAATCACCGGTTAAAGAGGCTTTCCATCGCAAACAATGAAG GTAATGTGACGATGGTGGATGTGGGGAAGCTACCGGAGCTGGAGTATTTGTCGATCGAAGGTCAACACTGGTATTGGAGTGAGATAAGGACTCTTCTGCGAAATGCAATTGAG CGATTCAATTGGAAGAATTCTTCGGCAACCACAGGAAACTACGTAAGTTGGAGATCCACGGTGCGTTCTTCGCAGCATTTCAGCATGGTATTAGTCCAGAAGAT TTGGAGTTAG